From a single Miscanthus floridulus cultivar M001 chromosome 8, ASM1932011v1, whole genome shotgun sequence genomic region:
- the LOC136472663 gene encoding phosphatidylinositol/phosphatidylcholine transfer protein SFH6-like — protein sequence MSVSHAEDIEILLCDGNSEDERRRRKIGSLRRKAIHALKKRGRRRVDFRFPPPAISIEDVRDAEEERAVASFRDRLAAHGLLPEKHDDYHMMLRFLKARKFEAEKAMQMWSEMLKWRKEFGTDTILEDFVFEELDDVLRYYPQGYHGVDREGRPVYIERLGKVDPNKLMQITSVDRYIKYHVQEFERAFRERFPACTLAAKRRIDSTTTILDVQGVGFKNFSKTARELVHRMQKIDSDYYPETLHQMFVVNAGSGFKWIWNSVKGFLDPKTSSKIHVLGSNYQSRLLEVIDSSELPEFLGGSCTCSDKGGCLGSSKGPWNDPYILKLIHNLEAGCVREIKPVSEGDERSSSSFRLEQMKWQGMLSDTSNAESGSDVDDFGPSFVHKVSDYGCLTPVHEEVKGTDCATYLSCDDQSHLDMAPESYHGVRRITEMAQKPMADFRQYSTNRRPRDLGNNALNVNGTVQRGWENVVKLVVTALIKLFSFIRLFISRAERRLENVNRPAPPATPAAEKPKPRVVSDEEVCACLQRLDNLESLYNHLATKPPQIPEDKELILLSSFERIRSVEADLEKTKRTLNATVAKQKALVEILESVQESSRVKKRMFCS from the exons ATGTCTG TGAGCCATGCGGAGGACATTGAGATATTGCTGTGCGACGGCAACTCGGAggacgagcggcggcggcgcaagATCGGCTCGCTGCGGCGGAAGGCCATCCACGCGCTCAAGAAGCGAGGGAGGCGTCGCGTCGACTTCCGCTTCCCGCCGCCGGCCATCTCCATCGAGGACGTCCGCGACGCCGAGGAGGAGCGCGCCGTCGCCTCGTTCCGGGACCGCCTCGCCGCGCACGGCCTCCTCCCCGAGAAGCATGATgactaccacatgatgctaag GTTCCTGAAGGCCAGGAAGTTCGAAGCCGAGAAGGCAATGCAGATGTGGTCAGAGATGCTGAAATGGAGGAAGGAGTTCGGAACTGACACGATCCTTGAG GATTTTGTTTTTGAGGAACTGGATGATGTGCTGCGCTACTACCCTCAGGGCTACCATGGTGTTGACCGCGAGGGCCGGCCGGTGTACATCGAGAGGCTAGGGAAGGTGGATCCGAACAAGCTCATGCAGATCACGTCGGTGGATCGCTACATCAAGTACCATGTCCAGGAGTTTGAGAGGGCCTTCAGGGAGAGGTTCCCTGCCTGCACATTGGCTGCTAAGAGGCGCATTGACTCCACCACTACCATCTTGGACGTCCAGGGTGTG GGGTTTAAGAATTTCTCCAAGACTGCAAGAGAACTAGTACACCGGATGCAGAAGATTGATAGTGACTATTATCCTGAG ACACTCCACCAAATGTTTGTCGTGAACGCTGGCAGTGGATTCAAGTGGATCTGGAATAGTGTGAAGGGCTTCCTTGACCCAAAAACTTCATCCAAGATTCAT GTGCTCGGTTCGAACTACCAGAGTAGGCTTCTTGAAGTAATAGATTCGAG TGAGTTGCCAgaattccttggtggttcatgcaCATGTAGTGACAAGGGTGGTTGTCTTGGATCGAGCAAAGGGCCGTGGAATGATCCTTATATATTGAAG CTGATCCACAATTTGGAAGCTGGATGCGTGAGGGAAATCAAACCTGTTTCTGAGGGGGACGAAAGAAGCAGCTCTTCCTTTCGGCTGGAACAGATGAAA TGGCAGGGCATGTTAAGTGATACATCAAATGCTGAATCAGGATCTGATGTTGATGATTTTGGTCCGTCATTTGTTCATAAAGTTTCTGACTATGGTTGCTTGACTCCAGTTCATGAGGAA GTAAAGGGCACAGATTGTGCAACATACTTAAGCTGTGATGATCAAAGTCACCTGGATATGGCTCCTGAATCTTACCATGGAGTGCGACGAATTACTGAAATGGCGCAGAAACCAATGGCTGATTTCAGGCAATATTCCACCAACAGAAGGCCTCGTGATTTAG GGAACAATGCTCTTAATGTCAACGGCACTGTTCAAAGGGGCTGGGAAAATGTGGTGAAGCTAGTAGTTACAGCTTTGATCAAGCTCTTTTCCTTCATCCGGCTTTTCATCTCTAGAGCTGAGAGGAGGCTTGAGAACGTCAATCGCCCTGCTCCACCAGCAACCCCAGCAGCAGAGAAGCCAAAGCCTCGAGTCGTCAGTGATGAAGAGGTGTGTGCCTGCCTACAGCGTCTCGACAATCTCGAATCGCTGTACAATCACCTTGCCACCAAACCGCCGCAGATCCCAGAGGACAAGGAACTCATTCTGTTGAGCTCATTCGAGCGGATCAGATCTGTTGAGGCTGACCTTGAGAAGACCAAAAGA ACGTTGAATGCGACCGTGGCGAAGCAGAAAGCATTGGTGGAGATTCTGGAATCTGTACAGGAGTCATCTAGAGTCAAG AAGCGGATGTTCTGTTCATAG